The region GGAAGGCGCTGAAGATGACCCCGGCGAGCGCGACGCTGAGCACGGCGCCGATGGTCCCCAGGTGCCCGAGGACGCGACGCCACCGCGAGGGGTGCGCTCCGCCGTCGGGCATCGGCGCCGGCTGCCACGACGGCGACGACCCGGGCCACCCCGCGGACGCAGCGCCGCCCGGCGGCGTCGGAGCGGGCCGCGGCGATCCGTGCAGGATCGGCGTCGAGCCGGGGGCGGGGTCACGGCTTCACCGTAGGTGCGGCCGCCGACATCCGCCTGCTCCGACCGGCCACGCCGCGCGCCCCGGAGATCCGCCGACCGGCGCACCGGACCTGGCCGGTCGGCAGATGTGGCGTGGGAGCGCGCCGCGGGAGCGTGAGGCATCCGCCCCACACACGAGGAGACCACCGTGCAGAGCAACCCGTTCGACCCGCCCCAGTCCTTCGCCCAGCAGGGTGGCGCGCCGGCGCCGCAGGGTGGGCACGCGCCGCAGCAGCCGTACGCGACGCCGCCCGGCCAGCAGCCGCCGGCGCCGCCGGCCCCGCAGGAGCCCCGGAAGCGCAGCTGGTTCGCGCGCCACAAGATCCTCACGGGGCTGGGTGCGCTCGTCGTCCTGGGCGTCGTCGGAGGGATCGCCGGCAGCGGTGGGGACGACGACGGCGGAGGCACCACCCCGTCCGCCGACACCCCCGCGACCGCATCCGCCGACGGCGAGGAGGCCGCGCCGTCGGACGCGACGGAGCCGGCCGAGCCCGACGCGCCGGAGGTCGCCGGGATCGGCACCGCCGTGCGCGACGGCAAGTTCGAGTTCACCGTCACGGGCGTCGAGTCCGGCGTCCCCTCGATCGGCAACGACGTGCTCGGCACGACGGCGCAGGGCCAGTTCGTCCTCGTGTCGGTCGGTGTCGCGAACATCGGCGACGAGGCGCAGAGCTTCCTGGGGGACAACGCCACGCTCGTGGACGACCAGGGGCGTGAGCACTCGGCGGACTCGACGGCCGCGATCTACCTCGAGAACTCCGAGTCGCTCTACACGCAGATCAACCCGGGCAACGCCGTCGACACGGTCGTGGTCTTCGACATCCCCGCGGTCGCCGTGCCGACGGCGGTCGAGCTGCACGACTCGATGTTCTCGGGCGGGGTGACCGTCTCGCTGCAGTGAGCCGGGTCCGGGCATGAGAGGACCCCCGCACACCCGTCAGAGCTCACCTGCCCTTGCTGCCTTCCGGCCCTGGG is a window of Litorihabitans aurantiacus DNA encoding:
- a CDS encoding DUF4352 domain-containing protein, producing the protein MQSNPFDPPQSFAQQGGAPAPQGGHAPQQPYATPPGQQPPAPPAPQEPRKRSWFARHKILTGLGALVVLGVVGGIAGSGGDDDGGGTTPSADTPATASADGEEAAPSDATEPAEPDAPEVAGIGTAVRDGKFEFTVTGVESGVPSIGNDVLGTTAQGQFVLVSVGVANIGDEAQSFLGDNATLVDDQGREHSADSTAAIYLENSESLYTQINPGNAVDTVVVFDIPAVAVPTAVELHDSMFSGGVTVSLQ